Within the Streptomyces sp. NBC_00353 genome, the region CCTGCGCGGCCAGGGCGGTCAGTCGGCCGGCAAATGCCTCGCGGCGGGCCTGGAGCATGCGTCGCACCCGCTCGTCGTCGAGGTAAACCGTCGCCAGACGAAGTGGCAGGACGGTGGTGCGAGCAGCCAATGCCTCAATCACACGGTTATGGGCTCGGGCGACGGACTCCAGCCAGTCCAGGTCCTCGAGATGCGCGCGCAGCGCGGCCTCCTGGAAGTCCTGCTCAGGCACCGCGCTCACGGCAATTACCACATCGTCACCTTGTTCTACGCGCACCAGATGCACGGGCGCGTCCGCCACCCCAGGAAGCCCCGACAGAGCCTCCTCCAGTGATCGGTCAGCATCCCGCGCGACGGCGTACGCATAGGTGATGGCGTCGGTCATGGCGCGTCCCGCCTATCGCTGCGGGCTCTGGGCGCTGCACGTTTGGTACGTGAAGTGCGGCGCGGGGCTGCAGAGCCACTCTCCTCGCCCTCGGCCGGTGGCAACTCACCGCCCTCGCGCATCGCCTCAATCTCGGCACGCAGCCTCTTGTTCTCCTCGGCGAGTGAGCTGTAACCGTCGTTGGCGCGTGAGGACAGCGAAGGATCATGCTCCCACCAGTCGATGCCCATCTCCTTCGCTTTGTCCACCGACGCGATCAGCAGGCGCAGCTTGATGGTGAGAAGTTCGATATCCAGCAGGTTGATCTGGATATCGCCCGCGATGACGATGCCCTTGTCCAGGACCCGCTCCAGGATGTCGGCGAGATTGGCCGAGGACCCCTGACCGTAGGGGGTGGCTCTGGACGGGAAGTCGCCCATCCTCCTGGCGACGGGTTCGTTCACGGCGCTGCACCTCTATCCCCGGTGTCCCTGCGTTGCGACGGGAGCGCGTAGCAGCGCTCCGGCTCCGCGGCAGCTGCCGCGATCAGGTATCGGTGCCCTGGACATGGGCCCTGATCTCGTCCAGCCGGTCCAGCAGCTCGTCCTCGCGCCGGTCGAAGGTTTCCTCGTCGATGTCTCCCGCCAGCAGCGCCCGCTCGAGCTCGGCGAGTTCCCGCTCGACGGGGGCTGGGTCGTAGTACTCGTTCTCCGCGGTCTCGACGACACGCTCCATGACCCAGGCCACGCCGCGCACCGGCGCCAGTGGGAGGGTGGCGAGTTGAGTGAACAGCCCCATGAGAACTCCCTAGACGAAACTGTATGCGGGCAACGGGCCGAGGAGCCTGAGGTCGAAGTCCTCCCCCAGCTCCTTGGCGAGACCCTGCTCCTCGCTGAGGAAACTCTGCTCCTTGTCCCGCTCCACCAGAAAGGACACGTTCAGGAAGTCGTTCCCCGTCGGCGGCGACGAGCGTTCCTCCCGCGCGAACCCCCGCAGGGCATCGAGGACTCCAGCGGCGAGTCTGTCCTGCCGCTCCTGCACTTCCTGGGAGACCAGCTCGCCGAGGGCGAACGACAGGTCCGGGCTGCTGTTGCCGCTTCTGATCTCCTCGTTGAGCCCGCGCGCCTCGTCGGACTCCAAAAGGATCTGCCGCAGCAGGGCATCCTCGTCCTGGGCAGCCTTCAGGTGGTATTCCACGCAGCCCTCCAGCGCCTGCAACCGCTCGGCGAACTCGTCCTTGCGCTCCTCCAGCACCGCTCGTACGGCGTCGTCGTCCAGAGTGGTGAAGCCGAACTGCAACGGTAGAACCGTGCCGTCGGCCATCAGCCGTTCCTGCACGGCCTGATGTGCGGCGAGGTCCCTGCGTTTGGGCCGTAGGTTCTCGGGGGCGTCGCTGACGACCGCCGCCAGCTTGTCGGTCTTCACGGTGCGAAGGCTCGTGGGTGGATTCCCTACCCCGTCGAGGTCGTCCAGGCGCTGCGGATGGGTGGCCGCGACAATGGAGTAGACGTATACGGCCATGACTCACTCCTCACGGCGTCGGGCGGCTGGCCGACGCCTCGGCCGCTCCCGCCTCTCCTCGGGCTCCTTGCGCCTCTCTTCGGACTCCTCGTCGTCATGTCCCCCCTTGAGCGCGTCGGTCACCGCTTCTGCGGCCCCGCTCAGGGCTCCCTTGGCCTTGCCGTGCGCCCCGCCTTCGGTCACTTCACCTACCAGGTCGGTCAGCTGGGCGGGCGCCTTGCGGCCCGACTCCAGGTCGAGGCGGTTACAGGCCTCCGCGAAGCGCAGGTAGGTGTCGACGCTCGCTACGACGATGCGGGCGTCGATCTTGAGGATCTCGATGCCCACCAGTGACACACGCACAAAGACGTCGATGACCAGTCCGCGGTCCAGAATCAATTCGAGGATGTCGTAGAGGTTCCCGGATCCTCCGCCGCCGCCCCTGGAAATGGTTCCTCCACCTTGCGGCACCACAGTCATGGTGCCTCCTTTCACGGCTCACTCCTGGCGTGGCCGGTTCCGTTCGTGCGGTGTTGCGTGGCATCCGGGGCCTCAGCCGCGTGGGTCGATCTGCCCTCGGGTGTAGCGGCGGATGCGCTCGTACGCCATCAGTTCACCCTCCTTGTCCAGCGTCACTCGATAGCTCGCCATCACGCTGGTGGTCCCGGGAACACGTTCCAGCTCCAGAACCTCCACGTTCGCCTGCCAGCCTTCTTCCGTCGGCTTCAAGGCGGAGACGGACTCAGGTGCTCGGCCCAGAAGCTCCTGGAGCTGCTCAGCCGCGTACCGCATAGCCCGCGGAGCCGAAAGCCGCCGGGCCGTGCGCTTCGGTTCGTCTTCGCTCGTTCGGCTGCTCGCCCGTCCGGTGCTGGTTTTCCGGGCGCTTTTCTTGGCGGGCGTCTTGCTGGACGAGCGCCGGACGCGCTCTGTCTCGTCCTCTTCGCCTGCGGCCATGTTCCCTCTCCGGAATCGGAGACGACGACTCGCTAC harbors:
- a CDS encoding gas vesicle protein; the protein is MGDFPSRATPYGQGSSANLADILERVLDKGIVIAGDIQINLLDIELLTIKLRLLIASVDKAKEMGIDWWEHDPSLSSRANDGYSSLAEENKRLRAEIEAMREGGELPPAEGEESGSAAPRRTSRTKRAAPRARSDRRDAP
- a CDS encoding gas vesicle protein GvpG codes for the protein MGLFTQLATLPLAPVRGVAWVMERVVETAENEYYDPAPVERELAELERALLAGDIDEETFDRREDELLDRLDEIRAHVQGTDT
- a CDS encoding GvpL/GvpF family gas vesicle protein translates to MAVYVYSIVAATHPQRLDDLDGVGNPPTSLRTVKTDKLAAVVSDAPENLRPKRRDLAAHQAVQERLMADGTVLPLQFGFTTLDDDAVRAVLEERKDEFAERLQALEGCVEYHLKAAQDEDALLRQILLESDEARGLNEEIRSGNSSPDLSFALGELVSQEVQERQDRLAAGVLDALRGFAREERSSPPTGNDFLNVSFLVERDKEQSFLSEEQGLAKELGEDFDLRLLGPLPAYSFV
- a CDS encoding gas vesicle structural protein GvpA codes for the protein MTVVPQGGGTISRGGGGGSGNLYDILELILDRGLVIDVFVRVSLVGIEILKIDARIVVASVDTYLRFAEACNRLDLESGRKAPAQLTDLVGEVTEGGAHGKAKGALSGAAEAVTDALKGGHDDEESEERRKEPEERRERPRRRPAARRREE
- a CDS encoding gas vesicle protein GvpO, giving the protein MAAGEEDETERVRRSSSKTPAKKSARKTSTGRASSRTSEDEPKRTARRLSAPRAMRYAAEQLQELLGRAPESVSALKPTEEGWQANVEVLELERVPGTTSVMASYRVTLDKEGELMAYERIRRYTRGQIDPRG